Proteins co-encoded in one Populus trichocarpa isolate Nisqually-1 chromosome 10, P.trichocarpa_v4.1, whole genome shotgun sequence genomic window:
- the LOC7469464 gene encoding protein SMALL AUXIN UP-REGULATED RNA 9 has translation MDHPKKSNKISDIVRLQQILKKWRKAANAPKNISSSSNNNSSSSSSNASKSIKFLKRTLSFTDLSSSAAASSNDAVPKGYLAVCVGKELKRYIIPTEYLGHQAFGILLREAEEEFGFQQEGVLKIPCEVPVFEKILKVVEEKKDVYLLHELGPVNAESTAKEMIGCYSQSPDCELTPSHHPQMCR, from the coding sequence atggaTCATCCAAAGAAGTCTAACAAGATCAGCGACATTGTTCGGCTTCAGCAGATCCTTAAGAAGTGGAGAAAGGCAGCAAATGCACCCAAAaacatcagcagcagcagcaacaacaacagcagcagcagcagcagcaatgcCAGCAAGAGTATCAAGTTCTTAAAGAGAACACTCTCCTTCACAGATTTGTCATCGTCAGCAGCAGCGTCCTCAAATGATGCTGTTCCCAAAGGGTACCTTGCTGTTTGTGTTGGCAAGGAGTTGAAGAGGTATATCATCCCTACAGAGTACTTGGGTCACCAAGCCTTTGGAATTCTATTGCGAGAGGCCGAAGAGGAGTTTGGGTTTCAACAAGAGGGAGTGTTAAAGATACCATGTGAAGTTCCTGTGTTTGAGAAGATCTTGAAGGTAgttgaagagaagaaagatgTTTACTTGTTGCATGAGTTAGGGCCTGTTAATGCAGAGTCGACGGCCAAGGAGATGATTGGTTGTTACTCACAATCACCAGATTGTGAGCTAACACCTTCTCATCATCCACAAATGTGTAGATGA